The genomic region CCCTAGTCTTGACCGGCTTCTGTTTCAAGAGGCCATCCTCTTCGGTCGGGATCAGTTCGATGGGTCCATGCCCATTGTCCAACGACGGTGAGTCCGCCTGGACGGCGATGACATCGGACGAAGACGGCGGCACAGTCGTTGACATCTTATGTTCTCAATAACGGGAATCGCGAACTTCCAAGTTACGCGACATCGGTGATTCGGTGGGCACCGCAATAGACATTCATTCGGTTGTTTCGCACGAATCCCACCAGCGACATCCCGTGCGTCTCAGCCAACTGCACCGCCAAACTGGACGGCGCACCAACGGCAACCAGCACCGCAATGCCAGCCACCAGAGCTTTCTGGACCAGTTCAAAACTAACGCGGCCACTGACCAACAAGATTGATTCTGTAAACACCGACTCGTCGTCAAACCACTGTGCACCAATCAGTTTATCCAGCGCGTTATGCCGTCCCACATCCTCGTGCATACGGATCAGCTTTCCGGCAGTCGTGAACAAACCACTAGCGTGCAACCCACCGGTGCGATCAAACACCTGTTGTGCGGAACGCAGTGCATCCGGCAACGATACCAGTACACCACTCGTCATACGAGGAAGCTGTGGGTCGAGCGGCTCACGGATTGAAACGCGGACGGCGTCGATCGCCGACTTGCCACACACCCCGCAACTGCTGGACGTATAAAAGTGGCGTTTCAAACGGTCCAAATCGACCGATACGTTCGGTGCGATTGAGACACGAACCGTGCTGTCATTGCCACACAAGCGAACGCGAGTGACCTGTTCCGGGGACGTGATGATTCCCTCGGTCAGCAAGAAACCCAAAGCCAGTTCGGTGTCATGGCCAGGCGTCCGCATGGTAACGGAGATTGGATGTTCGGTCGCTTCAGGAACAATGCCGGTCGTCGGGCGTGCAGCAGCGTCGCCAATCACCAGGCGGATCTCAAGCGGAGACTCCACGGCAACATCGTCGATGACGTGAGAAACTACACCGTCGGTGACGCGCACCACGGGAAAGCGGGATGAATCACGATGTACTTTCGTCACGATCTAGGCCAAGGTTCCAAAAAAGAGTGCCTTGGCGGGAGCCGCGGACTTCCGGCACCAAAATTCCCGTGGTGACTCTCTCTCGAAAGTCCCCACAAAATTCAACCCCGCCTCATTTCCCGCGATGGATCCTCGTAAGAATCCGGTCGCTGGATCTTTGACAACAGCTACTACGCCAGCGGGTAAGAACGCTTCAATCGCTCAGACCTAAAGGTCCGACGCGTCAAGCTCAGGAGCTTCCGCAGCCGCAACAACCGTATCCAAGTCGTCCGCAACAGCGACTTCATTATCAAGGTTCAAGAAGATCTTGTTTTGTACAATTTCTTGCAAAACGATCGACATCTTGTCGTGAGTGTCAATGTTCACGAGCGCTCGGCTACCTTGATTCAATTGCACCAATCGCTTTTGGATCAGCGTGCTCAGCTTGAAACGACCACCAACCTTGTTGACGATTTCTTCTTCTTTAAGTTCTTCTAACACGCGGCGTGTTCCTTGTGTGCTTGTTTTAAAAGTTGGCAGATGTCGTCGACAGCCTGATCGACGTCTTGATTGACAATTTCGTGTTGGTATTGATCGAGGTATTCCATCTCCGACGCGGCCGTCTTCAACCTCGCAGCGATGGCTTCTTCCGCTTCGGTACCCCGTGAGCGTAGTCGCCGCTCGAGCTCTTGCATGTCGCCAGGGTGAATAAAGATGGAGACCGGATCGTAGCGGTCATCCTTCATCACCGTCATCGCACCCTGGACGTCAATCTCTAAAATTACCCACTTACCGGCGTTTAGACCAGTGGCAACCTGATCAGCGAGCGTCCCATACCAGTGCCCCAGGCCGAAAACCTGCTTGCTTTCCAGGAAATCGCCGGCGTCGCGTTTGCGTTGAAATTCAGCATCGGACAGGAAAAAGTACTCCCGTCCATCCACTTCCCCATCGCGAGGAGCCCGCGTGGTGGCGGAAACCGAAAAGGCCAACGGAACTTCACAAACGGTTCGCAATTGGCTGACAACAGTGGATTTCCCTGATCCGCTAGGGCCAGAAACGATCACCAACCGTCCCTTGGGCGAACGATTTTGCGTGCGTGATTGCGAGTCAGACATGGTCGTGGAAGATATCATTCGAGGTTTTGGACTAGCTCTCGCATACGTTCGATTGCGCACTTGATCTCAACAATATGCTCTGCAATCTCGGCATTGCCCGCTTTGCTGCCGATCGTGTTCGTTTCGCGGAACATTTCTTGGATGATGAAATCCAATTTGCGTCCCACCGCTTCCGTTGTAAACGCCTTGTCAGAATTTTCACGGTCCGACGTATGGGAACCATCTAACACTGACTTGAACAGTTCAAGATGACTCCCCAAGCGAGTAATTTCCTCGCTAATGTCACTGCGGTCCGCGAATAGCTGGACTTCTCGGATCACATCAACCTTGTCGGTCTCAATCGAATGCTCCGCCAGCGTCTTTTCGATCCGATCGAGCAACCGATCCCGATAGCGAGCGACCACCGTGGGTGCCAAGACTTCAATCGCCGCACATCGCTTGGCGACCGTGTCCAGGTCAGCCATCAAAACGCTCGCCATCGAAACCGCTTCGTGATGGCGCATCTCGTTGAACCGGGCCACCGCCTCGGTGACTCCGTCACGAATCAGTTGTTCTTTCGCCTTTTCGGCAGCCGCTTGCTGTTCTTGTTCAGCCGGCGACAGGTCGCCCGAAGCCGTCTCCGTGGAGTTCATCACACCCGGCAAATTTAACAGATTGGTGAGTTCCAACTGCGGTGGAGCGGTCGCACGACTGACCGGCAAGTCCACATATTGGTGAGCCACTTCGCCGAGCTGAGTGGCGTAGGCCAGCGCAATCGCTTGGTTGATCTGGGGCAGATCCAACCCAGCAGGTGGTTTCAACGAAGCGTGAACGGTGACCGTGCCCCGCTCGACAGACCCACTGACCAGTTTTTGAATAAGTGACTCGTGCGCCGACAATGCTTCGTTGGTCCGCATGACCACTTTGAGCCCGCGGTGATTGACCGCGCGAAGCTCCACCACCAACACTCCCGCATCCCCACGCACCTCGCAGCTTCCCTGGCCGGTCATAC from Neorhodopirellula lusitana harbors:
- the fdhD gene encoding formate dehydrogenase accessory sulfurtransferase FdhD; amino-acid sequence: MTKVHRDSSRFPVVRVTDGVVSHVIDDVAVESPLEIRLVIGDAAARPTTGIVPEATEHPISVTMRTPGHDTELALGFLLTEGIITSPEQVTRVRLCGNDSTVRVSIAPNVSVDLDRLKRHFYTSSSCGVCGKSAIDAVRVSIREPLDPQLPRMTSGVLVSLPDALRSAQQVFDRTGGLHASGLFTTAGKLIRMHEDVGRHNALDKLIGAQWFDDESVFTESILLVSGRVSFELVQKALVAGIAVLVAVGAPSSLAVQLAETHGMSLVGFVRNNRMNVYCGAHRITDVA
- a CDS encoding DNA-directed RNA polymerase subunit omega, which produces MLEELKEEEIVNKVGGRFKLSTLIQKRLVQLNQGSRALVNIDTHDKMSIVLQEIVQNKIFLNLDNEVAVADDLDTVVAAAEAPELDASDL
- the gmk gene encoding guanylate kinase yields the protein MSDSQSRTQNRSPKGRLVIVSGPSGSGKSTVVSQLRTVCEVPLAFSVSATTRAPRDGEVDGREYFFLSDAEFQRKRDAGDFLESKQVFGLGHWYGTLADQVATGLNAGKWVILEIDVQGAMTVMKDDRYDPVSIFIHPGDMQELERRLRSRGTEAEEAIAARLKTAASEMEYLDQYQHEIVNQDVDQAVDDICQLLKQAHKEHAAC
- a CDS encoding YicC/YloC family endoribonuclease; its protein translation is MSQPYSHLRSMTGQGSCEVRGDAGVLVVELRAVNHRGLKVVMRTNEALSAHESLIQKLVSGSVERGTVTVHASLKPPAGLDLPQINQAIALAYATQLGEVAHQYVDLPVSRATAPPQLELTNLLNLPGVMNSTETASGDLSPAEQEQQAAAEKAKEQLIRDGVTEAVARFNEMRHHEAVSMASVLMADLDTVAKRCAAIEVLAPTVVARYRDRLLDRIEKTLAEHSIETDKVDVIREVQLFADRSDISEEITRLGSHLELFKSVLDGSHTSDRENSDKAFTTEAVGRKLDFIIQEMFRETNTIGSKAGNAEIAEHIVEIKCAIERMRELVQNLE